A genomic window from Astatotilapia calliptera chromosome 12, fAstCal1.2, whole genome shotgun sequence includes:
- the polr3g gene encoding DNA-directed RNA polymerase III subunit RPC7, protein MAGKGRGVGAFTFNIDALGIGRGNMPEARVGPSPLFPNTDFKPVPLKAGEDEDYMLALKQEMRGTMQRLPHNIKPQSNKAEVERYTERYLKQSQIDDNEWTPDWNLFPKELMPRRKRPRAKTGTKKSAKISRKDAENILTKLDELANKDDPEKSDEETEKKPGNKDEEEEIEEEEYEEEDIEEENDYIESYFDNGEDFAADSDDNMDAEATY, encoded by the exons ATGGCAGGCAAGGGTCGTGGAGTGGGTGCTTTTACCTTCAATATTGACGCTCTGGGCATCGGCAGGGGCAACATGCCAGAAGCCAGGGTGGGGCCCAGTCCTCTGTTTCCA AACACTGATTTTAAACCAGTTCCACTGAAAGCTGGTGAGGATGAGGACTACATGCTGGCCTTAAAACAAGAGATGAGGGGAACAATGCAACGGCTGCCACACAACATCAAACCTCAGTCCAATAAAGCAG AAGTGGAGAGATACACCGAGAGATACCTGAAGCAAAGCCAGATTGATGACAATGAATGGACTCCAG actgGAACCTTTTTCCAAAAGAACTGATGCCCAGAAGAAAACGACCTCGAGCTAAAACGG GCACAAAGAAAAGTGCGAAGATATCACGCAAGGACGCAGAGAACATTCTGACCAAATTAGAT GAACTGGCAAACAAAGATGACCCTGAAAAATCAGAtgaggagactgaaaagaagcCAGGAAATAaggatgaagaagaggaaaTTGAAGAGGAAGAATACGAAGAGGAGGATATTGAAGAG GAAAACGACTACATAGAAAGCTACTTCGACAACGGTGAAGATTTCGCCGCGGACAGTGACGATAATATGGATGCCGAAGCAACATACTGA
- the mblac2 gene encoding acyl-coenzyme A thioesterase MBLAC2: MSAVDWYAHKSLGDGIFWIQERFYQSENRANIWLLRGTHQDVVIDTGLGLRSLPEYIDAKGLLGKDPQRKNPLLAIATHAHFDHSGGLHQFQQVGVHSAEVDALANGDNFETVTWLSDREIAEAPSPGWRARHYKVKAVQPTHILQEGDVINLGDRQLTVLHMPGHSRGSICLHDRDNKLLFSGDVVYDGAMIDWLPYSHVSDYISSCERLVGLVDSEQVDQVLPGHYNAFGAKRLHRLASTYISRAETCPAKFSTFAWRSLAGVALRVCNPRCAC; encoded by the exons ATGTCTGCAGTCGACTGGTACGCTCACAAATCGCTCGGAGACGGAATCTTCTGGATCCAGGAGCGATTCTACCAGTCGGAGAACCGAGCCAACATCTGGTTGCTGCGCGGCACACACCAGGACGTGGTGATAGACACGGGTCTGGGCTTAAGGAGCTTACCTGAATACATCGACGCCAAAGGCCTGCTGGGAAAAGACCCGCAGAGGAAGAACCCGTTGCTTGCCATCGCCACCCACGCCCACTTCGACCACTCCGGTGGTCTGCATCAGTTCCAACAGGTGGGCGTCCACAGCGCGGAGGTCGATGCCCTGGCCAACGGAGACAACTTCGAGACGGTCACTTGGCTCAGCGACAGGGAGATAGCCGAGGCTCCCAGCCCGGGATGGAGGGCAAGGCACTACAAAGTCAAGGCTGTGCAGCCCACACACATACTGCAGGAGG GTGATGTCATCAATCTTGGTGATAGACAGCTGACTGTGCTTCACATGCCCGGACACTCTCGGGGAAGCATTTGCCTTCATGACCGGGACAATAAGTTGCTTTTCAGTGGCGACGTTGTGTATGACGGCGCAATGATTGACTGGCTGCCCTACAGCCATGTCAGTGACTACATAAGCAGCTGTGAGCGCCTGGTTGGGCTGGTGGACAGCGAACAG GTCGACCAAGTCCTCCCAGGGCACTACAACGCATTCGGTGCGAAGCGGCTCCATCGGCTTGCCTCCACGTACATCAGCAGGGCTGAAACATGCCCTGCAAAGTTCTCCACGTTTGCCTGGAGGAGTCTGGCTGGGGTGGCTCTGCGGGTGTGCAACCCACGGTGTGCCTGCTAA
- the rtkna gene encoding rhotekin isoform X1, which yields MFCRNQTARATVARGSALEMEIRRGKFRKSVFLDTSQDSDIQKKIDHEIRMRDGACKLLAACSQKDQALEAAKSLQTCSTRIMAYMSELQRMKEAQVMQKVTRRSSDAGPMGDRLPCKGKVAISDLRIPLMWKDTEYFKNKGELHRCAVFCLLQLGEEIFDTDMVIVDRTLTDICFDNTIVFSEASPGFELRVELYSCCSEDDYSAGSTPRKLASKLSSSLGRSAGKKLRAAMEPGPCSPVSNGGGAPLLLPVPSVPGPKYHLLAHTTLSLSHVQDSFRTHDLIISGNEECSYWLPLYGSMCCRLAAQPHCMTQQMMSGCLKVKQQCGGDPQSWTKVHAVLKGTNLFCYYRQEDVEANVEPAFTIGINKETRIRASEKDPLSKVQNICISNHYGGEEVTHTVTTDSREETHRWMEAFWQHFYDMSQWKQCCDDLMKIELPSPRKPAPITPKQGSLYHEMVIESSDDLSSNVSDILARRMQELELRSQLGTSPTWMSAFEESNARCTGRSRHCTRMSGHSPCTPHRLPRSPVSPHRCPQLGLLSSDASLTSDSDSHCSTSPCSHHHGWPEPTSSYSLLSSSPSRLRPRTLSLDAKLSTLRGRGYGGGGTFQCSCQPPPSSLLAPLPISSRSPRSKHSTQTTLSCSSSTSSNSSSNSEGSHSPESSEGGPFSRPSPARRSLRNLRARLDPRNWLQSQV from the exons GACAGCGACATTCAGAAGAAGATTGATCATGAGATCCGAATGCGTGATGGAGCCTGCAAGCTGCTGGCTGCCTGCTCCCAAAAAGACCAGGCTTTGGAAGCGGCAAAGAGTCTACAGACATGCAGCACCCGTATCATGGCCTACATGTCAGAACTGCAGAGGATGAAGGAGGCTCAGGTCATGCAGAAAGTCACACGCAGATCATCAGATGCAGGGCCGATGGGCGACAGGCTCCCATGTAAAGGAAAAGTCGCCATCTCAG ATCTTCGGATCCCTCTCATGTGGAAAGACACGGAGTACTTCAAGAACAAAGGAG AGCTTCATCGATGTGCGGTGTTCTGCCTGTTGCAGCTGGGAGAAGAAATCTTTGATACAGACATGGTGATAGTAGACCGGACACTCACCGATATTTGCTTTGACAACACTATCGTATT TAGTGAAGCCAGCCCAGGTTTCGAGCTACGGGTTGAGTTGTATAGCTGCTGCTCAGAGGATGACTATTCTGCAGGCAGCACACCAAGGAAACTGGCCAGCAAGCTGAGCTCTTCACTGGGTCGATCAGCTGGGAAGAAACTCCGGGCAGCCATGGAGCCTGGACCGTGTAGTCCCGTAAGCAACGGAGGGGgagcccctctcctgctgccaGTTCCCTCTGTACC GGGCCCGAAGTACCACCTCTTAGCCCACACCACACTGTCACTGTCACACGTCCAGGACAGCTTTCGCACGCATGACCTCATCATTTCAGGCAACG AAGAGTGTTCGTACTGGCTGCCACTCTATGGTAGTATGTGTTGCCGCCTCGCAGCTCAGCCTCACTGTATGACCCAACAGATGATGAGCGGGTGCTTGAAAGTTAAG CAGCAGTGTGGAGGTGACCCTCAGAGTTGGACAAAAGTTCACGCCGTTCTCAAAGGAACAAACCTTTTCTGCTACTACCGGCAAGAAGATGTGGAGGCTAACGTTGAGCCAGCTTTCACTATTGGCATCAACAAG GAGACCAGAATACGTGCATCAGAGAAAGACCCTCTCAGTAAAGTTCAGAATATCTGCATCAGCAACCATTACGGAGGGGAGGAGGTTACGCACACTGTGACCACAGACAGCCGCGAGGAGACACACCGCTGGATGGAAGCCTTTTGGCAACATTTCTACGATATGA GCCAGTGGAAACAATGCTGTGATGACTTAATGAAAATTGAACTTCCATCGCCGCGAAAACCAGCTCCTATCACACCGAAACAAGGCTCTTTGTATCATGAAATGG TTATTGAGTCATCTGATGACCTCAGCAGCAACGTGTCAGACATCCTAGCTCGGAGAATGCAGGAGCTGGAGCTCCGTAGCCAGCTAGGCACCTCTCCCACCTGGATGTCTGCGTTTGAGGAGAGCAATGCCAGATGTACTGGCCGCTCTCGTCACTGTACTCGCATGTCTGGCCACAGCCCCTGCACCCCTCATCGACTGCCTCGGAGTCCTGTGAGTCCTCACCGCTGCCCACAGCTCGGCCTGCTGTCTTCAGACGCAAGTCTGACCTCAGATAGCGACAGCCACTGTAGCACCAGTCCCTGCTCTCACCACCACGGCTGGCCTGAACCTACTTCCAGCTACTCTCTTTTGTCATCTTCCCCCTCGCGTCTGAGGCCACGCACTCTTTCTTTGGATGCTAAGCTCAGCACCCTTCGAGGGAGAGGGTACGGAGGTGGAGGGACCTTCCAGTGTTCCTGCCAGCCGCCTCCCTCGTCCCTGCTTGCTCCTCTCCCCATCTCCAGTCGCTCCCCCCGGTCAAAGCACAGCACACAAACCACGCTATCCTGCTCCAGCTCCACCTCAAGCAACAGCTCCAGCAACAGTGAGGGCAGCCACAGCCCAGAGTCATCAGAGGGAGGCCCCTTCTCTAGGCCCTCCCCAGCTCGACGCAGCCTAAGAAACCTCAGGGCCAGACTTGATCCTCGCAACTGGCTCCAGAGTCAGGTGTAA
- the rtkna gene encoding rhotekin isoform X2, with protein MFCRNQTARATVARGSALEMEIRRGKFRKSVFLDTSQDSDIQKKIDHEIRMRDGACKLLAACSQKDQALEAAKSLQTCSTRIMAYMSELQRMKEAQVMQKVTRRSSDAGPMGDRLPCKGKVAISDLRIPLMWKDTEYFKNKGELHRCAVFCLLQLGEEIFDTDMVIVDRTLTDICFDNTIVFSEASPGFELRVELYSCCSEDDYSAGSTPRKLASKLSSSLGRSAGKKLRAAMEPGPCSPVSNGGGAPLLLPVPSVPGPKYHLLAHTTLSLSHVQDSFRTHDLIISGNEECSYWLPLYGSMCCRLAAQPHCMTQQMMSGCLKVKQCGGDPQSWTKVHAVLKGTNLFCYYRQEDVEANVEPAFTIGINKETRIRASEKDPLSKVQNICISNHYGGEEVTHTVTTDSREETHRWMEAFWQHFYDMSQWKQCCDDLMKIELPSPRKPAPITPKQGSLYHEMVIESSDDLSSNVSDILARRMQELELRSQLGTSPTWMSAFEESNARCTGRSRHCTRMSGHSPCTPHRLPRSPVSPHRCPQLGLLSSDASLTSDSDSHCSTSPCSHHHGWPEPTSSYSLLSSSPSRLRPRTLSLDAKLSTLRGRGYGGGGTFQCSCQPPPSSLLAPLPISSRSPRSKHSTQTTLSCSSSTSSNSSSNSEGSHSPESSEGGPFSRPSPARRSLRNLRARLDPRNWLQSQV; from the exons GACAGCGACATTCAGAAGAAGATTGATCATGAGATCCGAATGCGTGATGGAGCCTGCAAGCTGCTGGCTGCCTGCTCCCAAAAAGACCAGGCTTTGGAAGCGGCAAAGAGTCTACAGACATGCAGCACCCGTATCATGGCCTACATGTCAGAACTGCAGAGGATGAAGGAGGCTCAGGTCATGCAGAAAGTCACACGCAGATCATCAGATGCAGGGCCGATGGGCGACAGGCTCCCATGTAAAGGAAAAGTCGCCATCTCAG ATCTTCGGATCCCTCTCATGTGGAAAGACACGGAGTACTTCAAGAACAAAGGAG AGCTTCATCGATGTGCGGTGTTCTGCCTGTTGCAGCTGGGAGAAGAAATCTTTGATACAGACATGGTGATAGTAGACCGGACACTCACCGATATTTGCTTTGACAACACTATCGTATT TAGTGAAGCCAGCCCAGGTTTCGAGCTACGGGTTGAGTTGTATAGCTGCTGCTCAGAGGATGACTATTCTGCAGGCAGCACACCAAGGAAACTGGCCAGCAAGCTGAGCTCTTCACTGGGTCGATCAGCTGGGAAGAAACTCCGGGCAGCCATGGAGCCTGGACCGTGTAGTCCCGTAAGCAACGGAGGGGgagcccctctcctgctgccaGTTCCCTCTGTACC GGGCCCGAAGTACCACCTCTTAGCCCACACCACACTGTCACTGTCACACGTCCAGGACAGCTTTCGCACGCATGACCTCATCATTTCAGGCAACG AAGAGTGTTCGTACTGGCTGCCACTCTATGGTAGTATGTGTTGCCGCCTCGCAGCTCAGCCTCACTGTATGACCCAACAGATGATGAGCGGGTGCTTGAAAGTTAAG CAGTGTGGAGGTGACCCTCAGAGTTGGACAAAAGTTCACGCCGTTCTCAAAGGAACAAACCTTTTCTGCTACTACCGGCAAGAAGATGTGGAGGCTAACGTTGAGCCAGCTTTCACTATTGGCATCAACAAG GAGACCAGAATACGTGCATCAGAGAAAGACCCTCTCAGTAAAGTTCAGAATATCTGCATCAGCAACCATTACGGAGGGGAGGAGGTTACGCACACTGTGACCACAGACAGCCGCGAGGAGACACACCGCTGGATGGAAGCCTTTTGGCAACATTTCTACGATATGA GCCAGTGGAAACAATGCTGTGATGACTTAATGAAAATTGAACTTCCATCGCCGCGAAAACCAGCTCCTATCACACCGAAACAAGGCTCTTTGTATCATGAAATGG TTATTGAGTCATCTGATGACCTCAGCAGCAACGTGTCAGACATCCTAGCTCGGAGAATGCAGGAGCTGGAGCTCCGTAGCCAGCTAGGCACCTCTCCCACCTGGATGTCTGCGTTTGAGGAGAGCAATGCCAGATGTACTGGCCGCTCTCGTCACTGTACTCGCATGTCTGGCCACAGCCCCTGCACCCCTCATCGACTGCCTCGGAGTCCTGTGAGTCCTCACCGCTGCCCACAGCTCGGCCTGCTGTCTTCAGACGCAAGTCTGACCTCAGATAGCGACAGCCACTGTAGCACCAGTCCCTGCTCTCACCACCACGGCTGGCCTGAACCTACTTCCAGCTACTCTCTTTTGTCATCTTCCCCCTCGCGTCTGAGGCCACGCACTCTTTCTTTGGATGCTAAGCTCAGCACCCTTCGAGGGAGAGGGTACGGAGGTGGAGGGACCTTCCAGTGTTCCTGCCAGCCGCCTCCCTCGTCCCTGCTTGCTCCTCTCCCCATCTCCAGTCGCTCCCCCCGGTCAAAGCACAGCACACAAACCACGCTATCCTGCTCCAGCTCCACCTCAAGCAACAGCTCCAGCAACAGTGAGGGCAGCCACAGCCCAGAGTCATCAGAGGGAGGCCCCTTCTCTAGGCCCTCCCCAGCTCGACGCAGCCTAAGAAACCTCAGGGCCAGACTTGATCCTCGCAACTGGCTCCAGAGTCAGGTGTAA
- the rtkna gene encoding rhotekin isoform X3: MPVDKHANMEEKLWILEDLNMMYIRQIALSLQDSDIQKKIDHEIRMRDGACKLLAACSQKDQALEAAKSLQTCSTRIMAYMSELQRMKEAQVMQKVTRRSSDAGPMGDRLPCKGKVAISDLRIPLMWKDTEYFKNKGELHRCAVFCLLQLGEEIFDTDMVIVDRTLTDICFDNTIVFSEASPGFELRVELYSCCSEDDYSAGSTPRKLASKLSSSLGRSAGKKLRAAMEPGPCSPVSNGGGAPLLLPVPSVPGPKYHLLAHTTLSLSHVQDSFRTHDLIISGNEECSYWLPLYGSMCCRLAAQPHCMTQQMMSGCLKVKQQCGGDPQSWTKVHAVLKGTNLFCYYRQEDVEANVEPAFTIGINKETRIRASEKDPLSKVQNICISNHYGGEEVTHTVTTDSREETHRWMEAFWQHFYDMSQWKQCCDDLMKIELPSPRKPAPITPKQGSLYHEMVIESSDDLSSNVSDILARRMQELELRSQLGTSPTWMSAFEESNARCTGRSRHCTRMSGHSPCTPHRLPRSPVSPHRCPQLGLLSSDASLTSDSDSHCSTSPCSHHHGWPEPTSSYSLLSSSPSRLRPRTLSLDAKLSTLRGRGYGGGGTFQCSCQPPPSSLLAPLPISSRSPRSKHSTQTTLSCSSSTSSNSSSNSEGSHSPESSEGGPFSRPSPARRSLRNLRARLDPRNWLQSQV; the protein is encoded by the exons GACAGCGACATTCAGAAGAAGATTGATCATGAGATCCGAATGCGTGATGGAGCCTGCAAGCTGCTGGCTGCCTGCTCCCAAAAAGACCAGGCTTTGGAAGCGGCAAAGAGTCTACAGACATGCAGCACCCGTATCATGGCCTACATGTCAGAACTGCAGAGGATGAAGGAGGCTCAGGTCATGCAGAAAGTCACACGCAGATCATCAGATGCAGGGCCGATGGGCGACAGGCTCCCATGTAAAGGAAAAGTCGCCATCTCAG ATCTTCGGATCCCTCTCATGTGGAAAGACACGGAGTACTTCAAGAACAAAGGAG AGCTTCATCGATGTGCGGTGTTCTGCCTGTTGCAGCTGGGAGAAGAAATCTTTGATACAGACATGGTGATAGTAGACCGGACACTCACCGATATTTGCTTTGACAACACTATCGTATT TAGTGAAGCCAGCCCAGGTTTCGAGCTACGGGTTGAGTTGTATAGCTGCTGCTCAGAGGATGACTATTCTGCAGGCAGCACACCAAGGAAACTGGCCAGCAAGCTGAGCTCTTCACTGGGTCGATCAGCTGGGAAGAAACTCCGGGCAGCCATGGAGCCTGGACCGTGTAGTCCCGTAAGCAACGGAGGGGgagcccctctcctgctgccaGTTCCCTCTGTACC GGGCCCGAAGTACCACCTCTTAGCCCACACCACACTGTCACTGTCACACGTCCAGGACAGCTTTCGCACGCATGACCTCATCATTTCAGGCAACG AAGAGTGTTCGTACTGGCTGCCACTCTATGGTAGTATGTGTTGCCGCCTCGCAGCTCAGCCTCACTGTATGACCCAACAGATGATGAGCGGGTGCTTGAAAGTTAAG CAGCAGTGTGGAGGTGACCCTCAGAGTTGGACAAAAGTTCACGCCGTTCTCAAAGGAACAAACCTTTTCTGCTACTACCGGCAAGAAGATGTGGAGGCTAACGTTGAGCCAGCTTTCACTATTGGCATCAACAAG GAGACCAGAATACGTGCATCAGAGAAAGACCCTCTCAGTAAAGTTCAGAATATCTGCATCAGCAACCATTACGGAGGGGAGGAGGTTACGCACACTGTGACCACAGACAGCCGCGAGGAGACACACCGCTGGATGGAAGCCTTTTGGCAACATTTCTACGATATGA GCCAGTGGAAACAATGCTGTGATGACTTAATGAAAATTGAACTTCCATCGCCGCGAAAACCAGCTCCTATCACACCGAAACAAGGCTCTTTGTATCATGAAATGG TTATTGAGTCATCTGATGACCTCAGCAGCAACGTGTCAGACATCCTAGCTCGGAGAATGCAGGAGCTGGAGCTCCGTAGCCAGCTAGGCACCTCTCCCACCTGGATGTCTGCGTTTGAGGAGAGCAATGCCAGATGTACTGGCCGCTCTCGTCACTGTACTCGCATGTCTGGCCACAGCCCCTGCACCCCTCATCGACTGCCTCGGAGTCCTGTGAGTCCTCACCGCTGCCCACAGCTCGGCCTGCTGTCTTCAGACGCAAGTCTGACCTCAGATAGCGACAGCCACTGTAGCACCAGTCCCTGCTCTCACCACCACGGCTGGCCTGAACCTACTTCCAGCTACTCTCTTTTGTCATCTTCCCCCTCGCGTCTGAGGCCACGCACTCTTTCTTTGGATGCTAAGCTCAGCACCCTTCGAGGGAGAGGGTACGGAGGTGGAGGGACCTTCCAGTGTTCCTGCCAGCCGCCTCCCTCGTCCCTGCTTGCTCCTCTCCCCATCTCCAGTCGCTCCCCCCGGTCAAAGCACAGCACACAAACCACGCTATCCTGCTCCAGCTCCACCTCAAGCAACAGCTCCAGCAACAGTGAGGGCAGCCACAGCCCAGAGTCATCAGAGGGAGGCCCCTTCTCTAGGCCCTCCCCAGCTCGACGCAGCCTAAGAAACCTCAGGGCCAGACTTGATCCTCGCAACTGGCTCCAGAGTCAGGTGTAA
- the rtkna gene encoding rhotekin isoform X4 — MNNSKNQRDSDIQKKIDHEIRMRDGACKLLAACSQKDQALEAAKSLQTCSTRIMAYMSELQRMKEAQVMQKVTRRSSDAGPMGDRLPCKGKVAISDLRIPLMWKDTEYFKNKGELHRCAVFCLLQLGEEIFDTDMVIVDRTLTDICFDNTIVFSEASPGFELRVELYSCCSEDDYSAGSTPRKLASKLSSSLGRSAGKKLRAAMEPGPCSPVSNGGGAPLLLPVPSVPGPKYHLLAHTTLSLSHVQDSFRTHDLIISGNEECSYWLPLYGSMCCRLAAQPHCMTQQMMSGCLKVKQQCGGDPQSWTKVHAVLKGTNLFCYYRQEDVEANVEPAFTIGINKETRIRASEKDPLSKVQNICISNHYGGEEVTHTVTTDSREETHRWMEAFWQHFYDMSQWKQCCDDLMKIELPSPRKPAPITPKQGSLYHEMVIESSDDLSSNVSDILARRMQELELRSQLGTSPTWMSAFEESNARCTGRSRHCTRMSGHSPCTPHRLPRSPVSPHRCPQLGLLSSDASLTSDSDSHCSTSPCSHHHGWPEPTSSYSLLSSSPSRLRPRTLSLDAKLSTLRGRGYGGGGTFQCSCQPPPSSLLAPLPISSRSPRSKHSTQTTLSCSSSTSSNSSSNSEGSHSPESSEGGPFSRPSPARRSLRNLRARLDPRNWLQSQV; from the exons GACAGCGACATTCAGAAGAAGATTGATCATGAGATCCGAATGCGTGATGGAGCCTGCAAGCTGCTGGCTGCCTGCTCCCAAAAAGACCAGGCTTTGGAAGCGGCAAAGAGTCTACAGACATGCAGCACCCGTATCATGGCCTACATGTCAGAACTGCAGAGGATGAAGGAGGCTCAGGTCATGCAGAAAGTCACACGCAGATCATCAGATGCAGGGCCGATGGGCGACAGGCTCCCATGTAAAGGAAAAGTCGCCATCTCAG ATCTTCGGATCCCTCTCATGTGGAAAGACACGGAGTACTTCAAGAACAAAGGAG AGCTTCATCGATGTGCGGTGTTCTGCCTGTTGCAGCTGGGAGAAGAAATCTTTGATACAGACATGGTGATAGTAGACCGGACACTCACCGATATTTGCTTTGACAACACTATCGTATT TAGTGAAGCCAGCCCAGGTTTCGAGCTACGGGTTGAGTTGTATAGCTGCTGCTCAGAGGATGACTATTCTGCAGGCAGCACACCAAGGAAACTGGCCAGCAAGCTGAGCTCTTCACTGGGTCGATCAGCTGGGAAGAAACTCCGGGCAGCCATGGAGCCTGGACCGTGTAGTCCCGTAAGCAACGGAGGGGgagcccctctcctgctgccaGTTCCCTCTGTACC GGGCCCGAAGTACCACCTCTTAGCCCACACCACACTGTCACTGTCACACGTCCAGGACAGCTTTCGCACGCATGACCTCATCATTTCAGGCAACG AAGAGTGTTCGTACTGGCTGCCACTCTATGGTAGTATGTGTTGCCGCCTCGCAGCTCAGCCTCACTGTATGACCCAACAGATGATGAGCGGGTGCTTGAAAGTTAAG CAGCAGTGTGGAGGTGACCCTCAGAGTTGGACAAAAGTTCACGCCGTTCTCAAAGGAACAAACCTTTTCTGCTACTACCGGCAAGAAGATGTGGAGGCTAACGTTGAGCCAGCTTTCACTATTGGCATCAACAAG GAGACCAGAATACGTGCATCAGAGAAAGACCCTCTCAGTAAAGTTCAGAATATCTGCATCAGCAACCATTACGGAGGGGAGGAGGTTACGCACACTGTGACCACAGACAGCCGCGAGGAGACACACCGCTGGATGGAAGCCTTTTGGCAACATTTCTACGATATGA GCCAGTGGAAACAATGCTGTGATGACTTAATGAAAATTGAACTTCCATCGCCGCGAAAACCAGCTCCTATCACACCGAAACAAGGCTCTTTGTATCATGAAATGG TTATTGAGTCATCTGATGACCTCAGCAGCAACGTGTCAGACATCCTAGCTCGGAGAATGCAGGAGCTGGAGCTCCGTAGCCAGCTAGGCACCTCTCCCACCTGGATGTCTGCGTTTGAGGAGAGCAATGCCAGATGTACTGGCCGCTCTCGTCACTGTACTCGCATGTCTGGCCACAGCCCCTGCACCCCTCATCGACTGCCTCGGAGTCCTGTGAGTCCTCACCGCTGCCCACAGCTCGGCCTGCTGTCTTCAGACGCAAGTCTGACCTCAGATAGCGACAGCCACTGTAGCACCAGTCCCTGCTCTCACCACCACGGCTGGCCTGAACCTACTTCCAGCTACTCTCTTTTGTCATCTTCCCCCTCGCGTCTGAGGCCACGCACTCTTTCTTTGGATGCTAAGCTCAGCACCCTTCGAGGGAGAGGGTACGGAGGTGGAGGGACCTTCCAGTGTTCCTGCCAGCCGCCTCCCTCGTCCCTGCTTGCTCCTCTCCCCATCTCCAGTCGCTCCCCCCGGTCAAAGCACAGCACACAAACCACGCTATCCTGCTCCAGCTCCACCTCAAGCAACAGCTCCAGCAACAGTGAGGGCAGCCACAGCCCAGAGTCATCAGAGGGAGGCCCCTTCTCTAGGCCCTCCCCAGCTCGACGCAGCCTAAGAAACCTCAGGGCCAGACTTGATCCTCGCAACTGGCTCCAGAGTCAGGTGTAA
- the rtkna gene encoding rhotekin isoform X5, protein MFCRNQTARATVARGSALEMEIRRGKFRKSVFLDTSQDSDIQKKIDHEIRMRDGACKLLAACSQKDQALEAAKSLQTCSTRIMAYMSELQRMKEAQVMQKVTRRSSDAGPMGDRLPCKGKVAISDLRIPLMWKDTEYFKNKGELHRCAVFCLLQLGEEIFDTDMVIVDRTLTDICFDNTIVFSEASPGFELRVELYSCCSEDDYSAGSTPRKLASKLSSSLGRSAGKKLRAAMEPGPCSPVSNGGGAPLLLPVPSVPGPKYHLLAHTTLSLSHVQDSFRTHDLIISGNEECSYWLPLYGSMCCRLAAQPHCMTQQMMSGCLKVKQQCGGDPQSWTKVHAVLKGTNLFCYYRQEDVEANVEPAFTIGINKETRIRASEKDPLSKVQNICISNHYGGEEVTHTVTTDSREETHRWMEAFWQHFYDMSQWKQCCDDLMKIELPSPRKPAPITPKQGSLYHEMAPLATPSCEGLLLQDNAVSAEIRALLSSYYNDSY, encoded by the exons GACAGCGACATTCAGAAGAAGATTGATCATGAGATCCGAATGCGTGATGGAGCCTGCAAGCTGCTGGCTGCCTGCTCCCAAAAAGACCAGGCTTTGGAAGCGGCAAAGAGTCTACAGACATGCAGCACCCGTATCATGGCCTACATGTCAGAACTGCAGAGGATGAAGGAGGCTCAGGTCATGCAGAAAGTCACACGCAGATCATCAGATGCAGGGCCGATGGGCGACAGGCTCCCATGTAAAGGAAAAGTCGCCATCTCAG ATCTTCGGATCCCTCTCATGTGGAAAGACACGGAGTACTTCAAGAACAAAGGAG AGCTTCATCGATGTGCGGTGTTCTGCCTGTTGCAGCTGGGAGAAGAAATCTTTGATACAGACATGGTGATAGTAGACCGGACACTCACCGATATTTGCTTTGACAACACTATCGTATT TAGTGAAGCCAGCCCAGGTTTCGAGCTACGGGTTGAGTTGTATAGCTGCTGCTCAGAGGATGACTATTCTGCAGGCAGCACACCAAGGAAACTGGCCAGCAAGCTGAGCTCTTCACTGGGTCGATCAGCTGGGAAGAAACTCCGGGCAGCCATGGAGCCTGGACCGTGTAGTCCCGTAAGCAACGGAGGGGgagcccctctcctgctgccaGTTCCCTCTGTACC GGGCCCGAAGTACCACCTCTTAGCCCACACCACACTGTCACTGTCACACGTCCAGGACAGCTTTCGCACGCATGACCTCATCATTTCAGGCAACG AAGAGTGTTCGTACTGGCTGCCACTCTATGGTAGTATGTGTTGCCGCCTCGCAGCTCAGCCTCACTGTATGACCCAACAGATGATGAGCGGGTGCTTGAAAGTTAAG CAGCAGTGTGGAGGTGACCCTCAGAGTTGGACAAAAGTTCACGCCGTTCTCAAAGGAACAAACCTTTTCTGCTACTACCGGCAAGAAGATGTGGAGGCTAACGTTGAGCCAGCTTTCACTATTGGCATCAACAAG GAGACCAGAATACGTGCATCAGAGAAAGACCCTCTCAGTAAAGTTCAGAATATCTGCATCAGCAACCATTACGGAGGGGAGGAGGTTACGCACACTGTGACCACAGACAGCCGCGAGGAGACACACCGCTGGATGGAAGCCTTTTGGCAACATTTCTACGATATGA GCCAGTGGAAACAATGCTGTGATGACTTAATGAAAATTGAACTTCCATCGCCGCGAAAACCAGCTCCTATCACACCGAAACAAGGCTCTTTGTATCATGAAATGG CTCCTCTTGCCACACCCTCCTGTGAGGGTCTTCTGCTGCAGGATAACGCTGTGTCTGCTGAGATTCGTGCTCTGCTCTCATCCTATTACAACGACAG TTATTGA